From one Triticum urartu cultivar G1812 chromosome 3, Tu2.1, whole genome shotgun sequence genomic stretch:
- the LOC125548522 gene encoding mitogen-activated protein kinase kinase kinase 17-like has product METAVGGSWTRVRTLGRGASGAVVSLAADDLSGALFAVKSAPAAAADQLRREGRILSGLCSPHVLPCLGFRAAAGECQLFLEFAPGGSVADVAARSGGRLEERAVRAYAADVARGLAYLHGRSLVHGDVKARNVVVGADGRAKIADFGCARAVGSSDRPVGGTPAFMAPEVARGEEQGPAADVWALGCTVVEMATGRAPWSDMDDVLAAMHRIGYTDAVPEVPAWLSAEAKRFLAMCFARDARDRCTAAQLLEHPFLASAGCGVKPEEAAAKWVSPKSTLDAALWEESDTEEDDDGMSESPAAERIRALASPPSAFPDWDSDEGWIDVLSDSREARDAAAEDERASSGEVAFEAEAEFFVSAYVEDADRVGTVGSTALSVSAEQQNDFCSGLLSDPPVFPVSSAFLDESGITESLLHRTSTSITVPFRARLITSAELSWRDDSRNVCSRLEICTSHLGITCRVSME; this is encoded by the coding sequence ATGGAGACAGCGGTCGGCGGCAGCTGGACACGCGTCCGCACGCTCGGCCGCGGCGCGTCCGGCGCCGTCGtgtccctcgccgccgacgacctCTCGGGCGCGCTCTTCGCCGTCAAGTCGGCGCCCGCGGCCGCCGCGGACCAGCTCCGGCGCGAGGGCCGCATCCTGTCCGGCCTCTGCTCGCCGCACGTCCTGCCCTGCCTCGGCttccgcgccgccgccggcgagTGCCAGCTCTTCCTCGAGTTCGCGCCGGGCGGCTCCGTCGCCGACGTCGCCGCGAGGAGCGGGGGCCGGCTCGAGGAGCGCGCCGTCCGGGCGTACGCCGCCGACGTGGCCAGAGGCCTGGCGTACCTCCACGGGAGGTCCCTCGTCCACGGCGACGTGAAGGCGAGGAACGTCGTGGTCGGCGCCGACGGCCGCGCGAAGATCGCGGACTTCGGGTGCGCGAGGGCGGTGGGCTCTTCCGACAGGCCCGTCGGGGGCACGCCGGCGTTCATGGCGCCGGAGGTGGCGCGGGGCGAGGAGCAGGGCCCCGCGGCCGACGTCTGGGCGCTGGGCTGCACCGTCGTCGAGATGGCCACCGGCCGCGCCCCGTGGAGCGACATGGACGACGTCCTCGCCGCGATGCACCGGATCGGCTACACGGACGCCGTGCCGGAGGTGCCGGCGTGGCTGTCCGCGGAGGCGAAGCGCTTCCTGGCCATGTGCTTCGCGAGAGACGCCCGCGACCGGTGCACGGCGGCGCAGCTGCTGGAGCACCCGTTCCTGGCATCGGCCGGTTGCGGCGTGAAGCCCGAGGAGGCGGCTGCCAAATGGGTGTCCCCCAAGAGCACGCTGGACGCGGCGCTCTGGGAGGAGTCCGACACCGAAGAGGACGACGACGGCATGTCAGAGAGCCCCGCTGCCGAGAGGATCAGAGCATTGGCatcccctccctcggcattcccGGACTGGGACTCAGACGAAGGCTGGATCGACGTGCTCAGCGACAGCCGTGAAGCTCGCGATGCCGCCGCCGAGGACGAGCGCGCATCATCGGGCGAAGTAGCTTTCGAAGCGGAGGCCGAATTCTTCGTGTCTGCATACGTGGAGGATGCCGATCGTGTTGGCACTGTAGGATCAACTGCTCTCTCAGTCTCAGCTGAGCAGCAGAATGACTTTTGCTCGGGCCTCTTGAGTGACCCACCTGTATTTCCTGTGAGCAGTGCCTTCCTTGATGAAAGTGGAATAACAGAATCGTTATTGCATCGAACTAGTACAAGTATTACTGTCCCCTTCCGTGCGCGCTTAATTACTTCCGCCGAACTATCGTGGCGTGACGATTCCAGAAACGTTTGCTCTAGACTAGAGATATGCACGAGCCATTTGGGGATCACCTGTCGGGTTAGCATggagtag
- the LOC125546887 gene encoding mitogen-activated protein kinase kinase kinase 17-like, whose amino-acid sequence MAIAVSGHWTRLRTLGCGASGAVVSLAADGASGELFAVKSVRAADAAQLSREQGILSGLSSPHVVACIGGGGARDGSYHLFLEFAPGGSLADEAARNGGRLEERAVRAHAADVLRGLAYIHGKSLVHGDVKSRNVVIGADGRAKIADFGCARSLGEARPIGGTPAFMAPEVARGEEQGPAADVWALGCTVVEMATGRAPWGEMDNVLAAVHRIGYTDAVPEVPTWLSAEAKSFLAMCFARDARERCTAAELLEHPFVALQAGEAKARWVSPKSTLDAAFWESETDEEEEEVSESPCERIKSLSCSVLPDWDSDEGWVDVLGEECEEACDSPAATKGPADVSSRAPSKVLGSPAVPAEDAAVVGTLSSDELDAEDEPFGDDIILAADPLVDRQIQVCWSSDRYVLSSSLVPCNNRIDAIEKFRFPQILPRRSDHLSCVPTLFWTRSDRLRTEFSTRAWRTQCAFCTLQLTTKILLQLTLQY is encoded by the coding sequence ATGGCGATCGCCGTGAGCGGGCACTGGACGCGCCTGCGGACGCTCGGCTGCGGCGCGTCGGGGGCCGTGGTCTCCCTGGCGGCAGACGGCGCGTCGGGGGAGCTGTTCGCGGTCAAGTCGGTGCGCGCGGCGGACGCGGCGCAGCTGAGCCGGGAGCAGGGGATCCTCTCCGGGCTGTCCTCGCCGCACGTCGTGGCCtgcatcggcggcggcggcgcccgcGACGGCTCCTACCACCTCTTCCTCGAGTTCGCCCCCGGCGGCTCGCTCGCCGACGAGGCCGCGAGGAATGGGGGCCGCCTGGAGGAGCGCGCCGTCCGGGCGCACGCGGCGGACGTCCTGCGCGGGCTCGCATACATCCACGGCAAGTCGCTCGTGCACGGCGACGTCAAGTCGAGGAACGTGGTGATCGGCGCCGACGGGCGcgccaagatcgccgacttcgGGTGCGCGAGGTCCCTCGGCGAGGCGAGGCCGATCGGAGGCACGCCGGCGTTCATGGCCCCGGAGGTGGCCCGTGGGGAGGAGCAGGGCCCGGCCGCCGACGTGTGGGCTCTCGGCTGCACGGTCGTCGAGATGGCCACCGGGCGCGCGCCGTGGGGCGAGATGGACAACGTCCTTGCCGCCGTCCACCGGATAGGGTACACGGACGCCGTGCCGGAGGTGCCGACGTGGCTGTCAGCGGAGGCCAAGAGCTTCCTCGCCATGTGCTTCGCGAGGGACGCGCGCGAGCGGTgcacggcggcggagctcctggAGCACCCGTTCGTGGCATTGCAGGCAGGAGAGGCCAAGGCCAGGTGGGTGTCGCCCAAGAGCACGCTCGACGCCGCATTCTGGGAATCGGAGACcgacgaggaagaggaggaggttTCAGAGAGCCCGTGCGAGAGGATCAAGTCATTGTCCTGCTCCGTCTTGCCGGACTGGGATTCCGACGAAGGCTGGGTCGACGTGCTCGGCGAGGAGTGTGAAGAAGCTTGCGATTCACCAGCAGCAACCAAGGGGCCGGCTGATGTGTCGAGCAGGGCGCCAAGCAAGGTGCTCGGGTCCCCGGCGGTGCCAGCTGAAGACGCAGCTGTCGTCGGCACCCTTTCAAGTGACGAATTGGACGCAGAGGATGAGCCTTTCGGTGACGATATCATCCTGGCCGCTGATCCTTTGGTGGACCGCCAGATCCAAGTGTGTTGGAGTTCAGATAGATATGTGCTTTCATCATCACTTGTACCCTGTAATAATCGAATCGATGCAATAGAAAAGTTCCGGTTTCCACAAATTTTGCCGCGCCGTTCTGACCATCTATCTTGCGTTCCTACTCTGTTCTGGACCCGTTCTGATAGACTACGTACTGAATTTTCTACCCGTGCGTGGAGAACACAGTGCGCCTTCTGTACACTCCAACTCACAACAAAAATCTTGCTACAACTTACACTACAGTACTAA
- the LOC125544456 gene encoding protein PLASTID TRANSCRIPTIONALLY ACTIVE 16, chloroplastic, which yields MPPALTSNPPSFRPLSSPLRRRAPSFLCRVGAGKPGADEEAKKNPFFVDFSGKFEDAKSLIQAFPSPGTGSLFAGGRGKKDQQTVFVAGATGQTGVRIAQTLLRQGFAVRAGVPDLASAQELARLAAAYRLISPAEARRLNAVESDFDDTEAIAKSIGPAAKVVITVGPVEKGLEGGPVTTEDALRVVQAADLAGVAHVVVVYDEGAGGVNGASTNSVLNGFTSFFSNLFSRVQTLPLSEFLAKVVETDVNYTLVKASLTEDYDPESSYGLVLAKEGSSSTTTSSTDTGKVSKLQIASLVADVFSNIEIAENKVVEVSTSSLGTSKPTVEALTAIPEDIRRKEYQEAAANARAQEEALASQRAADAEEPTTKLKTEGKDTTSEEAGASTVNEAQASLENLLTRAKGLKLNTDFSWDKFSTQLAAVGATARSSDEEEPRAQIATVRGQAKAKKLAPQRAVVKPVAQKVKQAAMQPAPKKEVRPVFGGLFKQETIFVDED from the exons ATGCCGCCCGCGCTCACCTCCAACCCCCCTTCCTTCCGGCCCTTATCCtcccctctccgccgccgcgccccatCCTTCCTCTGCCGCGTCGGCGCCGGCAAGCCTGGGGCGGATGAGGAGGCCAAGAAGAACCCCTTCTTTGTCGACTTCAGCGGCAAGTTTGAGGACGCCAAGTCACTGATACAGGCCTTCCCATCGCCGGGAACAGGGTCCCTGTTTGCCGGAGGGAGGGGAAAGAAGGACCAACAGACGGTGTTCGTGGCGGGCGCCACGGGGCAGACGGGTGTCCGCATTGCACAGACGCTGCTGCGGCAAGGTTTCGCCGTGCGCGCCGGGGTTCCGGACCTCGCGTCGGCACAGGAGTTGGCTCGGCTCGCCGCCGCGTACAGACTCATATCCCCCGCGGAGGCACGCCGGCTCAACGCGGTGGAGTCGGATTTCGATGACACTGAGGCGATCGCCAAGTCCATCGGCCCAGCAGCCAAGGTGGTGATCACCGTCGGCCCGGTCGAGAAGGGATTAGAGGGCGGGCCGGTCACTACCGAGGATGCGCTCCGGGTAGTGCAGGCTGCGGACCTCGCCGGCGTGGCACATgttgtggtggtctacgacgaggGCGCCGGTGGCGTCAATGGGGCTTCCACGAACAGTGTGCTTAATGGGTTCACGTCTTTTTTCTCGAACCTGTTCTCCCGCGTGCAGACTCTGCCGCTAAGTGAATTTTTGGCCAAGGTAGTGGAGACCGATGTCAACTACACGCTAGTCAAGGCGTCACTCACTGAAGACTACGACCCTGAGAGCTCGTATGGGCTGGTCCTGGCCAAAGAGGGTTCGTCCAGCACCACGACTTCCTCCACTGACACTGGCAAG GTGTCCAAGTTGCAGATTGCTTCCCTTGTGGCTGATGTTTTCTCCAACATTGAGATCGCAGAGAACAAG GTTGTGGAAGTTTCAACTAGCTCCTTGGGAACGTCCAAGCCCACAGTGGAGGCACTAAC AGCTATTCCTGAGGACATTAGAAGAAAAGAGTACCAAGAAGCTGCTGCAAATGCGAGGGCGCAGGAGGAAGCCCTGGCCTCCCAGCGAGCTGCTGATGCAGAAGAACCCACCACTAAGCTCAAAACCGAAGGGAAGGACACGACCTCAGAAGAGGCTGGCGCAAGCACCGTGAACGAGGCGCAGGCCTCGCTGGAGAACCTTCTAACCAGAGCCAAGGGGCTCAAGCTTAACACTGACTTCTCCTGGGACAAGTTCAGCACACAGCTTGCAGCCGTAGGAGCGACCGCGCGGAGCTCGGACGAGGAGGAACCAAGGGCCCAGATCGCCACGGTGAGAGGCCAGGCCAAGGCCAAGAAGCTGGCACCGCAGAGGGCCGTCGTGAAGCCGGTGGCGCAGAAGGTGAAGCAGGCAGCAATGCAGCCGGCTCCCAAGAAGGAGGTGAGGCCCGTGTTTGGGGGACTCTTCAAGCAAGAGACTATCTTTGTGGATGAGGACTGA